A genomic window from Spiroplasma endosymbiont of Labia minor includes:
- a CDS encoding SDR family oxidoreductase: MSNNKQLVVITGASSGIGMALAKIFSKNGHPLLIIARRLEILQKLNLPDTMCKQVDVRDFTDFKNAILDAEKIYGKTDLLINNAGIMPLEIYSGEDLQEKYDIVDINLKGVINGIDCVLKDMIVRKHGTIVNVSSVAGRWTSDAHAVYNASKFGVTALTEAIRRENASSNVRFITIEPAIVDTDLLLTGKNKKLIDEYNVVKSSINNGLTSDEVAEVIFYSYNLPQHVNLKEIVLSHTLQKI; the protein is encoded by the coding sequence ATGTCAAATAATAAACAACTTGTTGTAATTACGGGTGCATCATCTGGAATCGGAATGGCTCTTGCAAAAATATTTTCAAAAAATGGTCATCCATTACTTATAATTGCAAGAAGACTGGAAATTTTACAAAAACTTAATTTGCCAGATACAATGTGTAAACAAGTGGATGTAAGAGATTTTACAGATTTTAAAAATGCAATATTAGATGCTGAGAAAATATATGGTAAAACAGATTTACTTATTAATAATGCCGGAATAATGCCTTTAGAAATTTATTCAGGAGAAGACTTGCAAGAAAAATATGATATTGTAGATATAAATTTAAAAGGTGTAATTAACGGAATTGATTGTGTTTTAAAAGATATGATTGTCAGAAAACACGGAACAATAGTGAATGTTTCTTCTGTAGCTGGAAGATGAACATCAGATGCTCATGCTGTATATAATGCATCAAAATTCGGAGTTACAGCTTTAACAGAAGCAATCAGACGCGAAAATGCATCTTCAAATGTTCGTTTTATAACTATTGAGCCTGCCATCGTTGATACAGATTTACTTTTAACAGGTAAAAATAAAAAATTAATTGATGAATACAATGTTGTAAAATCATCAATTAATAATGGTTTAACTTCTGATGAGGTTGCAGAAGTTATTTTCTATTCATATAATTTGCCTCAGCATGTAAATTTAAAAGAAATAGTGCTCTCACACACACTTCAAAAAATATAA
- a CDS encoding rhodanese-like domain-containing protein yields MKSISIDDYYLIKDNSDVFSIDVRTNNEYKILKNFPWAVNIELNELFANYEKYLPNKNQTIITICNAGNRSSEAAMFLQEHGYKNAFVLNSGIYGFYRKYE; encoded by the coding sequence ATGAAATCAATTAGTATAGATGATTATTATTTAATTAAAGATAACTCAGATGTTTTTTCTATTGATGTAAGAACGAATAATGAATACAAAATATTAAAAAATTTTCCTTGAGCAGTCAATATTGAACTCAATGAGCTATTTGCAAATTATGAAAAATACTTGCCGAATAAAAATCAAACAATTATCACAATTTGTAACGCAGGAAACAGATCAAGTGAAGCTGCAATGTTTTTACAAGAACACGGCTATAAAAACGCTTTCGTTTTGAATAGCGGTATTTATGGATTTTATAGAAAATATGAATAA
- a CDS encoding ribonuclease J, protein MSKINFIALGGQDERGKNLFLIEVDEDIFIFDAGVKFPDRGILGIDLVIPNIEYLKMNKNRIKGIFISSPSAYNSGALPYILKEIDVPVYCNELTTVALKYKNQRYRLKNRDANFKILKDKDVVNFGKNKIEVFRTTAVFPQTFGYVLHTENGLVIYAGDYIFDGEEKSFFSTDLQHIANISQKGVLAFLSDSEFASRSDFTSPNYRVAKHIDAVIKEKARLVIVIFEEDIFKFSEIASAAKANGRKIAVYGKTLATILESDIIHKNLNITKDDLFSIEEYVKSDNGVLLVTGTANLIYSRLAKIATGNDDAVEFTEDDIIVIATPPAAGIERKHAQVMDDLARTNARLIALLDRNIWSMKASYEDIKLMISLIKPKYFIPVKGLYKEFLKAKKAAIEAGLLPENVALIDNGQMLVLSKTDKLTVKVDAATSGDVYVDGIGIGDVGAVVLNERKQLSTDGIVIVGAAIDQRTKELKSLIDTQMRGVIYIQDDNMIFKQMQKQVTDILLKYEEDYRQKPQSFDLNALKHEIILKIRSTIKQDTGKTPIVLANITELDGSWYEPKKESKLNN, encoded by the coding sequence ATGTCAAAAATTAATTTTATAGCACTTGGTGGTCAAGACGAAAGAGGAAAAAATTTATTTTTAATAGAGGTAGATGAAGATATTTTTATATTTGATGCAGGTGTAAAATTTCCAGATCGTGGAATATTAGGAATTGATTTGGTAATACCAAATATTGAATATTTAAAAATGAATAAAAATAGGATAAAAGGTATTTTCATTTCTTCACCATCAGCATATAATTCTGGAGCCTTACCGTATATTTTAAAAGAAATAGATGTGCCAGTGTATTGTAATGAATTAACTACAGTCGCATTAAAATACAAAAATCAAAGATACAGACTTAAAAATAGAGATGCTAATTTTAAAATTTTAAAAGATAAAGATGTAGTTAATTTTGGTAAAAATAAAATAGAAGTGTTTAGAACAACAGCTGTTTTCCCACAAACTTTTGGGTATGTTTTGCATACAGAAAACGGTTTAGTAATTTATGCTGGAGATTATATATTTGACGGTGAGGAAAAATCGTTTTTTTCAACAGATTTGCAACACATTGCCAATATTTCGCAAAAAGGTGTTTTAGCGTTTTTATCAGATTCTGAATTTGCTTCAAGAAGTGATTTCACATCACCAAATTATCGTGTAGCAAAACATATTGATGCAGTAATTAAAGAAAAAGCAAGATTAGTTATTGTTATATTTGAAGAAGATATTTTTAAATTTTCAGAAATTGCATCTGCAGCTAAAGCAAATGGAAGAAAAATTGCTGTTTATGGTAAAACATTAGCAACAATTTTAGAATCAGATATTATTCATAAAAATTTAAATATTACAAAAGATGATTTGTTTTCAATTGAAGAATATGTTAAATCTGATAATGGTGTTCTTTTAGTTACGGGTACTGCAAATTTAATTTATTCACGTTTGGCAAAAATTGCGACAGGTAATGATGATGCTGTTGAATTTACAGAAGATGACATTATTGTAATAGCAACCCCACCAGCTGCTGGTATTGAAAGAAAACATGCACAAGTTATGGATGACTTGGCAAGAACAAATGCAAGATTAATAGCTTTACTTGACAGAAATATTTGATCAATGAAAGCAAGTTACGAAGATATTAAATTAATGATTTCTTTAATTAAACCAAAATACTTTATTCCAGTAAAAGGTTTGTATAAAGAATTTTTAAAGGCCAAAAAAGCAGCAATTGAAGCTGGTTTATTGCCAGAAAATGTTGCATTAATAGACAACGGGCAAATGTTAGTATTATCTAAAACAGATAAATTAACAGTTAAAGTTGATGCTGCAACATCGGGTGATGTTTATGTTGATGGAATTGGAATTGGCGATGTTGGAGCTGTTGTTTTAAACGAAAGAAAACAATTATCAACAGATGGCATTGTCATTGTTGGTGCAGCAATTGATCAAAGAACTAAAGAATTAAAAAGTTTAATTGATACACAAATGCGTGGTGTTATATATATACAAGATGACAACATGATCTTTAAACAAATGCAAAAACAAGTAACAGATATATTATTAAAATATGAAGAGGATTATCGTCAAAAACCACAAAGTTTTGATTTGAATGCATTAAAACACGAAATAATATTAAAAATTCGTTCAACAATAAAACAAGATACAGGAAAAACACCAATTGTACTTGCAAATATCACAGAATTAGATGGTTCGTGGTATGAACCAAAAAAAGAGTCAAAATTAAATAACTAA
- a CDS encoding helix-turn-helix transcriptional regulator, with translation MLKTMDLIKELNSPTKIIILCWISKEKIITVDKLVEKTGFNRVNISKQICELHCKEILLREKEGKNNNYYLNPNIHHALISVINNVVAAYHIIDENRGEDYEKTCR, from the coding sequence ATGTTAAAAACTATGGATTTAATAAAAGAGTTAAATTCTCCAACAAAAATTATAATTTTATGTTGAATAAGTAAAGAAAAGATAATAACTGTTGATAAATTAGTAGAAAAAACAGGTTTTAATAGGGTTAATATTTCAAAGCAAATTTGTGAATTGCACTGTAAAGAAATTTTACTTCGTGAAAAAGAAGGTAAAAATAATAATTATTATTTAAATCCAAATATTCATCATGCATTAATTTCAGTTATCAATAATGTTGTGGCAGCGTACCACATTATTGATGAAAATAGAGGAGAAGATTATGAAAAAACTTGTAGATAA
- a CDS encoding nitroreductase family protein — protein sequence MDFLHLAKKRFTTKDYVQNKMINSEDMDKLKEAVSLTPSAFGLQQARVAIFQTQEMRQKIASQFNDFNQEKIKKASACFVFIGLEVQAFLANDSELIKKRLHVIHHDQKMKKMNAIIT from the coding sequence ATGGATTTTTTACATTTAGCAAAAAAACGATTTACAACAAAAGATTATGTGCAAAATAAAATGATTAATTCAGAAGATATGGATAAATTAAAAGAAGCAGTTTCTTTGACACCTAGTGCATTTGGTCTTCAACAGGCTAGAGTGGCAATTTTCCAAACTCAAGAAATGCGTCAAAAAATTGCATCGCAATTTAATGATTTCAATCAGGAAAAAATAAAAAAAGCTAGTGCATGTTTTGTTTTTATTGGCTTGGAAGTTCAAGCATTTTTAGCGAATGATTCTGAATTAATAAAAAAACGCCTTCATGTGATCCATCATGATCAGAAAATGAAAAAAATGAACGCTATAATTACATAA